Proteins encoded by one window of Megachile rotundata isolate GNS110a chromosome 10, iyMegRotu1, whole genome shotgun sequence:
- the LOC143265278 gene encoding uncharacterized protein LOC143265278, translating into MNKIDKRKVLNVEEPKIGEATSDVGEKKTEEEVNAIDWEEIKELAKPSPPLLNPIRDPTTLESYLENTSEELVQIFTKEAPTGWPGFDELFDKCLRSFEKLE; encoded by the exons ATGAACAAAATCGACAAACGAAAAGTCTTGAACGTAG AAGAGCCCAAAATTGGTGAAGCAACTTCCGATGTGGGGGAGAAGAAGACAGAAGAAGAGGTAAATGCAATAGATTGGGAGGAAATAAAAGAACTAGCAAAACCATCACCACCGTTGCTAAACCCAATCCGAGACCCCACCACCTTGGAGTCGTACTTGGAGAATACTTCAGAGGAGCTGGTGCAGATCTTCACAAAAGAAGCCCCAACCGGATGGCCTGGCTTCGATGAGTTGTTCGATAAGTGTCTTCGATCATTCGAAAAATTAGAATGA